One genomic region from Anolis sagrei isolate rAnoSag1 chromosome 7, rAnoSag1.mat, whole genome shotgun sequence encodes:
- the LOC132782405 gene encoding small serum protein 5-like isoform X5, translated as MNVLFRLGVLCVVVAVCHGACFRDVHKAVIKHGKLQKPVCTDVYDKSKHPVGDSWNTAECMQCNCYTDGMECCTRYGGIAHVQGCVAVVDGKTCEYKFYKEANPSEPCFEEGQKPFN; from the exons ATG AACGTTCTTTTCCGGCTGGGTGTCCTCTGCGTCGTGGTGGCCGTGTGCCATGGAGCCTGCTTTAGAGACGTGCATAAAGCGGTGATCAAACACG GTAAACTGCAGAAGCCTGTGTGCACCGATGTGTATGATAAGAGCAAGCACCCCGTGGGGGATTCTTGGAACACAGCTGAATGTATGCAATGCAACTGCTACACAGACGGGATGGAGTGCTGCACCAG ATACGGTGGCATTGCGCATGTTCAAGGATGTGTAGCAGTGGTCGATGGAAAAACATGCGAGTATAAGTTCTATAAGGAGGCGAATCCATCAGAACCATGTTTTGAAGAAGGCCAGAAACCCTTTAATTGA
- the LOC132782552 gene encoding neuropeptide FF receptor 1-like, which translates to MVAWVALQSMEVKGSSLAWKKTGTNNTETWWGGIHSNSTFLPYYQHSPAVAAILVVAYLLVFLSCMAGNALVCLVVLRNPRMRTVTNLFILNLAVSDLLVGICCVPTTLMDNLITGWPFNQVICTMSGLVQGMSVSASVFTLVAIAMDRFHCIILPFRERLSLPKAMIVIIAVWLLAIAIMCPSAFMLTVTHIEDHFMVLSDDKNSTFPLYACYEAWSDESMRKLYTTILFIHIYLVPLMLIILMYGRVCLKLCGSTTNPLCAARVNGKKRIKAIKMFILVALLFMISWLPLWTLILMVDYTDLAEEHLDLLSGYFFPFAHWLAFSNSSINPVIYGYYNENFRRGFQAAFKLQICSQDGKQQGAGSEKSQGPVSFGAGNKVCVQATYSNSLSSQYTRNTTPLLSGGVQPNCLGLGLEDIDKIMTYHGPSQAWEKMGT; encoded by the exons ATGGTTGCTTGGGTTGCTTTGCAGAGCATGGAAGTGAAGGGAAGCAGTCTTGCCTGGAAGAAAACTGGGACCAATAACACCGAGACCTGGTGGGGAGGCATCCACAGCAACAGCACTTTCCTGCCTTACTACCAGCACTCGCCAGCGGTGGCTGCCATCTTGGTAGTAGCCTATCTGCTGGTCTTCCTCTCCTGCATGGCTGGGAATGCTTTGGTTTGCCTGGTGGTGTTGAGGAACCCCCGCATGCGCACCGTCACCAACCTTTTCATCCTCAACTTGGCCGTCAGTGACCTGCTGGTGGGCATCTGTTGCGTCCCGACAACCCTGATGGACAACCTGATCACAG GTTGGCCATTCAATCAGGTGATCTGTACAATGAGTGGTTTGGTCCAAGGGATGTCCGTTTCGGCATCGGTCTTCACCCTCGTGGCGATCGCCATGGACAG atTCCACTGCATCATCCTTCCCTTCCGAGAGAGGCTCAGTCTCCCAAAGGCCATGATAGTTATCATTGCAGTGTGGCTCTTGGCCATTGCCATCATGTGTCCTTCAGCCTTCATGCTCACCGTCACCCACATAGAAGACCACTTCATGGTGCTGAGCGATGACAAGAACAGCACCTTCCCACTCTATGCCTGCTATGAAGCCTGGTCGGATGAGAGCATGAGGAAGCTCTACACCACCATCCTCTTCATCCACATTTACCTGGTGCCCTTGATGCTGATCATTCTCATGTATGGAAGGGTCTGCTTAAAGCTCTGTGGCTCCACCACCAACCCGCTCTGTGCTGCCCGAGTCAACGGCAAAAAGAGAATCAAGGCCATCAAGATGTTCATCttggtcgccctcctcttcatGATCTCCTGGTTGCCCTTGTGGACGTTGATACTCATGGTGGACTACACAGACCTGGCTGAGGAACATCTGGACTTGCTAAGTGGCTACTTCTTCCCTTTTGCCCACTGGCTGGCCTTCTCCAACAGCAGCATCAACCCAGTCATCTATGGCTACTACAATGAGAACTTTAGGAGAGGCTTCCAAGCAGCCTTCAAGCTCCAGATTTGTTCCCAAGATGGAAAGCAACAAGGGGCTGGTTCTGAGAAATCCCAGGGGCCCGTCAGCTTCGGGGCAGGCAACAAAGTCTGTGTCCAGGCAACCTATTCCAACTCATTGTCCTCCCAGTATACAAGGAACACTACCCCACTCTTATCTGGAGGTGTCCAACCCAACTGCCTTGGCCTCGGTTTGGAGGATATTGACAAGATCATGACATATCATGGACCGAGCCAAGCGTGGGAGAAGATGGGCACCTAA